Proteins co-encoded in one Marmota flaviventris isolate mMarFla1 chromosome 9, mMarFla1.hap1, whole genome shotgun sequence genomic window:
- the Hyou1 gene encoding hypoxia up-regulated protein 1 — protein sequence MAATVGRQRPRKLACWVLMAVLLADLLALSDTLAVMSVDLGSESMKVAIVKPGVPMEIVLNKESRRKTPVTVTLKENERFFGDTAAGMAIKNPKATLRYFQHLLGKQADNPHVALYRARFPEHELSFDPQRQTVYFQISPQLQFSPEEVLGMVLNYSRSLAEDFAEQPIKDAVITVPAFFNQAERRAVLQAARMAGLKVLQLINDNTATALSYGVFRRKDINATAQNIMFYDMGSGSTVCTIVTYQTVKTKEAGMQPQLQIRGVGFDRTLGGLEMELRLREHLAGLFNEQRKGQRAKDVRENPRAMAKLLREANRLKTVLSANADHMAQIEGLMDDVDFKAKVTRAEFEELCADLFERVPGPVQQALQGAEMSLDEIEQVILVGGATRVPKVQEVLLKAVGKEELGKNINADEAAAMGAVYQAAALSKAFKVKPFVVRDAVVYPILVEFTREVEDEPGVHSLKHNKRVLFSRMGPYPQRKVITFNRYSHDFNFHINYGDLGFLGPEDLRVFGSHNLTTVKLKGVGESFKKYPDYESKGIKAHFNLDESGVLSLDRVESVFETLVEDSPEEESTLTKLGNTISSLFGGSTTPDTKENGTDAVQEEEESPAEGTKDEPGEQAEFKEEAEAPVEDTSQTPPLESKEDTPEGEKPPEKESGDKSEAQKSSEKGEAEPEGGPPAPEEEKKQKPARKQRVVEEIGVELVVLDLPDLPEDELARSVQKLEDLTFRDLEKQEREKAANSLEAFIFETQDKLYQPEYQEVSTEEQREEISGKLSAASTWLEDEGFGATTVMLKEKLAELRKLCQGLFFRVEERKKWPERLSALDNLLNHSSMFLKGARLIPEMDQIFTEVEMTTLEKVINETWAWKNATMAEQAKLPATEKPVLLSKDIEAKMMALDREVQYLLNKAKFAKPRPRPRDKNGNRTEPPLNVSASDQGEKVTPPAGHTEDAKPISEPEKVETRSEPKDTEPLELGGPGVDSEQEQPARQKRPLKNDEL from the exons ATGGCAGCCACAGTCGGAAGGCAGAGGCCAAGGAAGCTAGCCTGTTGGGTCTTGATGGCTGTCCTGTTGGCAGATCTATTGGCGCTGAGTG ACACTCTGGCAGTGATGTCTGTGGACCTGGGCAGCGAATCCATGAAGGTGGCCATTGTCAAACCTGGAGTGCCCATGGAGATTGTCTTGAACAA GGAATCTCGGAGGAAAACCCCAGTAACCGTGaccctaaaagaaaatgaaagattctTTGGAGACACTGCAGCAGGCATG GCCATCAAGAACCCAAAGGCTACGTTACGTTATTTCCAGCACCTTCTAGGGAAACAGGCAGATAACCCCCATGTGGCCCTGTATCGGGCCCGTTTTCCAGAGCATGAGCTAAGCTTTGACCCACAGAGGCAGACTGTGTACTTCCAGATCAGCCC GCAGCTTCAGTTCTCACCTGAGGAGGTTCTAGGCATGGTTCTCAATTACTCCCGGTCCCTGGCTGAAGATTTCGCAG AGCAGCCCATCAAGGATGCTGTCATCACCGTGCCAGCCTTCTTCAACCAGGCTGAGCGTAGAGCTGTGCTGCAAGCTGCTCGAATGGCTGGCCTTAAAGTACTGCAGCTCATCAATGACAACACTGCCACTGCCCTCAGCTATGGTGTCTTCCGTCGGAAGGATATCAATGCCACTGCACAG AATATCATGTTCTATGACATGGGGTCAGGCAGCACCGTGTGTACCATCGTGACCTACCAGACTGTGAAGACCAAGGAAGCTGGGATGCAACCACAGCTACAGATCCGGGGCGTGGG GTTTGACCGTACCCTGGGGGGCCTGGAAATGGAGCTTCGGTTACGTGAGCACCTGGCTGGGCTCTTTAATGAACAGCGCAAGGGCCAGAGAGCCAAGGATGTGCGGGAGAACCCACGTGCCATGGCCAAGTTGTTGCGGGAGGCAAATCGACTCAAAACTGTCCTGAGTGCCAACGCTGACCACATGGCCCAG ATCGAGGGCCTGATGGACGATGTGGACTTCAAGGCAAAAGTGACCCGAGCGGAATTTGAGGAGCTGTGTGCAGACTTGTTTGAGCGGGTGCCTGGGCCTGTCCAGCAGGCCCTACAGGGTGCTGAAATGAGCTTG GATGAAATTGAACAGGTGATCCTGGTGGGTGGGGCCACTCGGGTCCCCAAGGTTCAGGAGGTGCTGCTGAAGGCTGTTGGCAA GGAGGAGCTAGGCAAGAACATCAACGCAGATGAAGCAGCTGCCATGGGGGCTGTGTACCAAGCAGCTGCACTGAGCAAAGCCTTCAAGGTGAAGCCATTCGTTGTCCGCGATGCAGTGGTCTACCCCATCCTG GTAGAGTTCACAAGGGAGGTTGAGGATGAGCCCGGCGTTCACAGCCTAAAGCACAATAAGCGTGTGCTCTTCTCTCGTATGGGGCCCTACCCTCAACGCAAAGTCATCACCTTTAACCGCTACAGCCATGATTTCAACTTTCACATCAACTATGGTGACCTGGGCTTCCTGGGGCCTGAGGATCTTCG GGTATTTGGCTCCCATAATCTGACCACAGTGAAGCTAAAAGGTGTGGGTGAGAGCTTCAAAAAGTATCCCGACTACGAGTCCAAGGGCATCAAGGCACACTTCAACCTGGATGAGAGTGGTGTGCTCAGTCTAGATAGG GTGGAATCTGTATTTGAGACCCTGGTGGAGGACAGCCCAGAGGAGGAATCTACTCTTACCA AACTTGGAAACACCATTTCCAGCCTGTTTGGAGGTAGTACCACACCAGACACCAAAGAAAATGGGACCGATGCTGTCCAG gaggaagaggagagccCTGCTGAGGGGACCAAGGATGAGCCTGGGGAGCAGGCGGAGTTCaaggaggaagctgaggcccCAGTGGAGGATACTTCTCAGACTCCACCCCTTGAGTCTAAAGAGGACACTCCTGAGGGAGAAAAGCCTCCTGAAAAAGAAAGTGGGGACAAGTCTGAGGCCCAG AAATCCAGTGAGAAGGGGGAGGCAGAACCTGAGGGTGGCCCTCCAGCCCCTGAAGAGGAGAAGAAGCAAAAGCCTGCCCGGAAGCAGAGGGTGGTGGAGGAGATTGGGGTGGAGCTGGTAGTTTTGGACCTGCCTGACTTGCCTGAGGATGAGCTGGCTCGTTCAGTGCAGAA ACTTGAGGACTTGACCTTCCGAGACCTAGAGAAGCAGGAACGGGAGAAAGCTGCCAACAGCTTGGAAGCTTTCATCTTTGAGACCCAG GACAAGCTGTACCAGCCTGAGTACCAGGAAGTGTCCACTGAAGAACAGCGTGAGGAGATCTCTGGGAAACTCAGTGCTGCATCTACCTGGCTGGAGGATGAGGGCTTTGGGGCCACCACTGTG ATGTTGAAGGAGAAGCTGGCCGAACTGAGGAAGTTGTGCCAAGGGCTATTTTTCCGAGTGGAAGAACGCAAGAAGTGGCCTGAACGGCTGTCTGCCCTCGACAATCTCCTCAACCATTCTAGCATGTTTCTCAA GGGCGCCCGGCTTATCCCAGAAATGGACCAGATCTTTACTGAGGTGGAGATGACAACTTTAGAAAAAGTCATCAATGAGACCTGG GCCTGGAAAAATGCAACTATGGCTGAGCAAGCCAAGCTTCCTGCCACAGAGAAGCCTGTGTTGCTCTCAAAAGACATCGAGGCCAAGATGATGGCCTTGGACCGCGAGGTGCAATATCTGCTCAATAAGGCCAAGTTTGCCAAGCCCCGACCCCGGCCCAGGGACAAGAATGGCAACCGAACAGAGCCTCCCCTCAATGTCAGTGCCAGTGACCAGGGGGAGAAGGTCACCCCACCAGCAG GCCACACTGAGGATGCAAAGCCCATTTCAGAACCTGAGAAAGTAGAGACTC GATCTGAACCAAAAGACACGGAGCCTCTAGAGTTGGGAGGTCCTGGAGTAG ACTCTGAACAGGAGCAGCCAGCAAGACAGAAGAGGCCTTTGAAGAATGATGAGCTATAA